A single genomic interval of Mangifera indica cultivar Alphonso chromosome 5, CATAS_Mindica_2.1, whole genome shotgun sequence harbors:
- the LOC123217265 gene encoding protein POLLEN DEFECTIVE IN GUIDANCE 1-like isoform X3, whose protein sequence is MGLRSSERKLSFDILSFDNNKEDDSLSLFRSISDSSHNRTKSDADIPPTPKSRKKKRQKKKKPTSPSFDAIPEDVVLDSDERIGSGIRFESRSDVNCQSSSYGGSVCTVVAASGESGTSLRQRNVNGTDDLAAEESPSEKQERRSETMPNGSSGGGGGVLTKLETAESLDWKRLMAEDPHGTYPIEQSPWKYFMEAMYSGNSLQSTTTIGDEKERQRVYDTIFRLPWRCELIIDVGFFVCLDSFLSLLTIMPTRILMTLYRLLIKSLIVLLLLYCVIFLASLCWLVESPFWSEQIFDRLCQNFGGDVLETLFYSAETLANCSEENRSSCTWKFFYDLALATASSIFHSFILLAQAITLSTCIVAHNNALLALLVSNNFSEIKGSVFKRFSKENIQILVYADSIERFHISAFLLFVLAQNILEAEGPWFNSFIFNALMVFLCEMLIDVIKHSFLAKFNGIKPIAYSEYLEDLCKQTLNIKTENEKKMLTFVPLAPACVVIRVLTPVFAAHLPCNPLPWRLFWIFLLSAITYVMLTSLKVMIGMGLQKHATCATIFLLPKPFMIYRRTIPVYMLDIDRRFL, encoded by the exons atggggtTGAGATCTTCAGAGAGAAAACTCTCATTCGATATCCTTAGctttgataataataaagaagATGATTCGCTTTCCCTCTTTCGCTCTATCTCCGATTCTTCTCACAACCGGACGAAATCTGATGCCGATATCCCACCTACTCCGAAAAGTCGGAAGAAGAAaaggcaaaagaagaagaaaccgACATCTCCCAGTTTCGATGCGATCCCGGAGGATGTGGTATTGGATTCGGATGAGAGAATTGGGAGTGGGATTCGTTTTGAAAGCAGAAGCGATGTGAATTGCCAGAGTAGTAGTTACGGCGGGAGTGTGTGTACAGTGGTGGCGGCGAGTGGTGAGAGTGGGACTAGTTTGAGGCAGAGGAATGTGAATGGGACTGATGACTTAGCGGCGGAGGAGAGTCCGTCGGAGAAGCAAGAGCGGCGAAGTGAGACGATGCCTAATGGAagtagtggtggtggtggtggtgttcTCACGAAGTTGGAGACGGCGGAGTCGTTGGATTGGAAGCGACTCATGGCGGAAGATCCTCACG gtACTTATCCAATAGAGCAGTCACCTTGGAAATACTTTATGGAAGCAATGTATAGTGGAAATTCATTGCAGAGCACAACAACAATTGGTGATGAGAAAGAACGACAGAGAGTATATGATACCATTTTCCGCTTGCCATGGAGATGTGAGCTG ATTATAGATGTTGGCTTTTTTGTCTGCTTGGATTCATTTCTGTCATTGTTAACCATCATGCCAACAAGGATTCTGATGACTCTTTACAGGCTTCTAATTAAAAG TTTAATAGTCCTTCTACTGCTGTACTGTGTGATTTTTCTTGCTTCATTGTGCTGGCTTGTGGAGTCACCCTTTTGGAGCGAACAG ATATTTGATAGACTATGCCAAAATTTTGGTGGAGATGTATTGGAGACACTATTTTACTCTGCAGAAACACTAGCGAATTGTTCAGAAGAAAACAGGAGCTCCTGTACTTGGAAATTCTTTTATGACCTAGCATTAGCTACAGCTTCTTCAA tctttcattcttttattttattagctCAGGCAATTACTTTATCGACTTGTATTGTTGCTCACAATAATGCTTTACTGGCTTTACTGGTATCCAATAATTTTTCTGAGATAAAAGGCAGTGTGTTCAAACGCTTTAGCAAGGAAAACATTCAAATACTTGTGTATGCTG ATTCAATTGAGAGATTTCACATTTCAGCATTTCTCTTGTTTGTTTTGGCTCAAAATATTCTGGAGGCTGAGGGTCCTTGgtttaatagttttattttt AACGCTCTTATGGTTTTCTTATGTGAGATGTTAATAGATGTTATAAAGCATTCATTTCTTGCTAAATTCAATGGCATAAAGCCCATTGCTTACTCTGAGTACCTAGAAGACCTCTGCAAACAG ACTTTGAATATAAAAACTGAGAACGAGAAAAAAATGCTGACTTTTGTTCCTTTGGCACCAGCTTGTGTG GTCATCCGAGTATTAACTCCTGTTTTCGCTGCACACCTGCCTTGCAATCCTCTTCCATGGAGACTCTTCTGGATTTTTCTCTTATCTGCCATAACTTATGTCATGCTCACAAGTCTTAAGGTGATGATTGGCATGGGTCTACAGAAACATGCTACATG TGCCACAATCTTCCTTCTGCCAAAACCGTTTATGATTTATAGGAGAACCATCCCGGTATACATGTTAGACATTGATCGGCGGTTCTTATAG
- the LOC123217265 gene encoding protein POLLEN DEFECTIVE IN GUIDANCE 1-like isoform X1: MGLRSSERKLSFDILSFDNNKEDDSLSLFRSISDSSHNRTKSDADIPPTPKSRKKKRQKKKKPTSPSFDAIPEDVVLDSDERIGSGIRFESRSDVNCQSSSYGGSVCTVVAASGESGTSLRQRNVNGTDDLAAEESPSEKQERRSETMPNGSSGGGGGVLTKLETAESLDWKRLMAEDPHGTYPIEQSPWKYFMEAMYSGNSLQSTTTIGDEKERQRVYDTIFRLPWRCELIIDVGFFVCLDSFLSLLTIMPTRILMTLYRLLIKRQFNSPSTAVLCDFSCFIVLACGVTLLERTDISLIYHMIRGQGTVKLYVVYNVLEIFDRLCQNFGGDVLETLFYSAETLANCSEENRSSCTWKFFYDLALATASSIFHSFILLAQAITLSTCIVAHNNALLALLVSNNFSEIKGSVFKRFSKENIQILVYADSIERFHISAFLLFVLAQNILEAEGPWFNSFIFNALMVFLCEMLIDVIKHSFLAKFNGIKPIAYSEYLEDLCKQTLNIKTENEKKMLTFVPLAPACVVIRVLTPVFAAHLPCNPLPWRLFWIFLLSAITYVMLTSLKVMIGMGLQKHATCATIFLLPKPFMIYRRTIPVYMLDIDRRFL, encoded by the exons atggggtTGAGATCTTCAGAGAGAAAACTCTCATTCGATATCCTTAGctttgataataataaagaagATGATTCGCTTTCCCTCTTTCGCTCTATCTCCGATTCTTCTCACAACCGGACGAAATCTGATGCCGATATCCCACCTACTCCGAAAAGTCGGAAGAAGAAaaggcaaaagaagaagaaaccgACATCTCCCAGTTTCGATGCGATCCCGGAGGATGTGGTATTGGATTCGGATGAGAGAATTGGGAGTGGGATTCGTTTTGAAAGCAGAAGCGATGTGAATTGCCAGAGTAGTAGTTACGGCGGGAGTGTGTGTACAGTGGTGGCGGCGAGTGGTGAGAGTGGGACTAGTTTGAGGCAGAGGAATGTGAATGGGACTGATGACTTAGCGGCGGAGGAGAGTCCGTCGGAGAAGCAAGAGCGGCGAAGTGAGACGATGCCTAATGGAagtagtggtggtggtggtggtgttcTCACGAAGTTGGAGACGGCGGAGTCGTTGGATTGGAAGCGACTCATGGCGGAAGATCCTCACG gtACTTATCCAATAGAGCAGTCACCTTGGAAATACTTTATGGAAGCAATGTATAGTGGAAATTCATTGCAGAGCACAACAACAATTGGTGATGAGAAAGAACGACAGAGAGTATATGATACCATTTTCCGCTTGCCATGGAGATGTGAGCTG ATTATAGATGTTGGCTTTTTTGTCTGCTTGGATTCATTTCTGTCATTGTTAACCATCATGCCAACAAGGATTCTGATGACTCTTTACAGGCTTCTAATTAAAAG GCAGTTTAATAGTCCTTCTACTGCTGTACTGTGTGATTTTTCTTGCTTCATTGTGCTGGCTTGTGGAGTCACCCTTTTGGAGCGAACAG aTATCAGTTTAATTTATCACATGATTCGGGGCCAAGGAACAGTCAAACTCTATGTCGTGTATAATGTCTTGGAG ATATTTGATAGACTATGCCAAAATTTTGGTGGAGATGTATTGGAGACACTATTTTACTCTGCAGAAACACTAGCGAATTGTTCAGAAGAAAACAGGAGCTCCTGTACTTGGAAATTCTTTTATGACCTAGCATTAGCTACAGCTTCTTCAA tctttcattcttttattttattagctCAGGCAATTACTTTATCGACTTGTATTGTTGCTCACAATAATGCTTTACTGGCTTTACTGGTATCCAATAATTTTTCTGAGATAAAAGGCAGTGTGTTCAAACGCTTTAGCAAGGAAAACATTCAAATACTTGTGTATGCTG ATTCAATTGAGAGATTTCACATTTCAGCATTTCTCTTGTTTGTTTTGGCTCAAAATATTCTGGAGGCTGAGGGTCCTTGgtttaatagttttattttt AACGCTCTTATGGTTTTCTTATGTGAGATGTTAATAGATGTTATAAAGCATTCATTTCTTGCTAAATTCAATGGCATAAAGCCCATTGCTTACTCTGAGTACCTAGAAGACCTCTGCAAACAG ACTTTGAATATAAAAACTGAGAACGAGAAAAAAATGCTGACTTTTGTTCCTTTGGCACCAGCTTGTGTG GTCATCCGAGTATTAACTCCTGTTTTCGCTGCACACCTGCCTTGCAATCCTCTTCCATGGAGACTCTTCTGGATTTTTCTCTTATCTGCCATAACTTATGTCATGCTCACAAGTCTTAAGGTGATGATTGGCATGGGTCTACAGAAACATGCTACATG TGCCACAATCTTCCTTCTGCCAAAACCGTTTATGATTTATAGGAGAACCATCCCGGTATACATGTTAGACATTGATCGGCGGTTCTTATAG
- the LOC123217265 gene encoding protein POLLEN DEFECTIVE IN GUIDANCE 1-like isoform X2, with product MGLRSSERKLSFDILSFDNNKEDDSLSLFRSISDSSHNRTKSDADIPPTPKSRKKKRQKKKKPTSPSFDAIPEDVVLDSDERIGSGIRFESRSDVNCQSSSYGGSVCTVVAASGESGTSLRQRNVNGTDDLAAEESPSEKQERRSETMPNGSSGGGGGVLTKLETAESLDWKRLMAEDPHGTYPIEQSPWKYFMEAMYSGNSLQSTTTIGDEKERQRVYDTIFRLPWRCELIIDVGFFVCLDSFLSLLTIMPTRILMTLYRLLIKRQFNSPSTAVLCDFSCFIVLACGVTLLERTDISLIYHMIRGQGTVKLYVVYNVLEIFDRLCQNFGGDVLETLFYSAETLANCSEENRSSCTWKFFYDLALATASSIFHSFILLAQAITLSTCIVAHNNALLALLVSNNFSEIKGSVFKRFSKENIQILVYADSIERFHISAFLLFVLAQNILEAEGPWFNSFIFNALMVFLCEMLIDVIKHSFLAKFNGIKPIAYSEYLEDLCKQTLNIKTENEKKMLTFVPLAPACVVIRVLTPVFAAHLPCNPLPWRLFWIFLLSAITYVMLTSLKVMIGMGLQKHATWYVERCRKRKHHLHSD from the exons atggggtTGAGATCTTCAGAGAGAAAACTCTCATTCGATATCCTTAGctttgataataataaagaagATGATTCGCTTTCCCTCTTTCGCTCTATCTCCGATTCTTCTCACAACCGGACGAAATCTGATGCCGATATCCCACCTACTCCGAAAAGTCGGAAGAAGAAaaggcaaaagaagaagaaaccgACATCTCCCAGTTTCGATGCGATCCCGGAGGATGTGGTATTGGATTCGGATGAGAGAATTGGGAGTGGGATTCGTTTTGAAAGCAGAAGCGATGTGAATTGCCAGAGTAGTAGTTACGGCGGGAGTGTGTGTACAGTGGTGGCGGCGAGTGGTGAGAGTGGGACTAGTTTGAGGCAGAGGAATGTGAATGGGACTGATGACTTAGCGGCGGAGGAGAGTCCGTCGGAGAAGCAAGAGCGGCGAAGTGAGACGATGCCTAATGGAagtagtggtggtggtggtggtgttcTCACGAAGTTGGAGACGGCGGAGTCGTTGGATTGGAAGCGACTCATGGCGGAAGATCCTCACG gtACTTATCCAATAGAGCAGTCACCTTGGAAATACTTTATGGAAGCAATGTATAGTGGAAATTCATTGCAGAGCACAACAACAATTGGTGATGAGAAAGAACGACAGAGAGTATATGATACCATTTTCCGCTTGCCATGGAGATGTGAGCTG ATTATAGATGTTGGCTTTTTTGTCTGCTTGGATTCATTTCTGTCATTGTTAACCATCATGCCAACAAGGATTCTGATGACTCTTTACAGGCTTCTAATTAAAAG GCAGTTTAATAGTCCTTCTACTGCTGTACTGTGTGATTTTTCTTGCTTCATTGTGCTGGCTTGTGGAGTCACCCTTTTGGAGCGAACAG aTATCAGTTTAATTTATCACATGATTCGGGGCCAAGGAACAGTCAAACTCTATGTCGTGTATAATGTCTTGGAG ATATTTGATAGACTATGCCAAAATTTTGGTGGAGATGTATTGGAGACACTATTTTACTCTGCAGAAACACTAGCGAATTGTTCAGAAGAAAACAGGAGCTCCTGTACTTGGAAATTCTTTTATGACCTAGCATTAGCTACAGCTTCTTCAA tctttcattcttttattttattagctCAGGCAATTACTTTATCGACTTGTATTGTTGCTCACAATAATGCTTTACTGGCTTTACTGGTATCCAATAATTTTTCTGAGATAAAAGGCAGTGTGTTCAAACGCTTTAGCAAGGAAAACATTCAAATACTTGTGTATGCTG ATTCAATTGAGAGATTTCACATTTCAGCATTTCTCTTGTTTGTTTTGGCTCAAAATATTCTGGAGGCTGAGGGTCCTTGgtttaatagttttattttt AACGCTCTTATGGTTTTCTTATGTGAGATGTTAATAGATGTTATAAAGCATTCATTTCTTGCTAAATTCAATGGCATAAAGCCCATTGCTTACTCTGAGTACCTAGAAGACCTCTGCAAACAG ACTTTGAATATAAAAACTGAGAACGAGAAAAAAATGCTGACTTTTGTTCCTTTGGCACCAGCTTGTGTG GTCATCCGAGTATTAACTCCTGTTTTCGCTGCACACCTGCCTTGCAATCCTCTTCCATGGAGACTCTTCTGGATTTTTCTCTTATCTGCCATAACTTATGTCATGCTCACAAGTCTTAAGGTGATGATTGGCATGGGTCTACAGAAACATGCTACATGGTACGTTGAAAGGTGCCGTAAGAGAAAACACCATCTTCATTctgattaa